A section of the Enterococcus montenegrensis genome encodes:
- a CDS encoding aminopeptidase P family protein, translating into MNLAKIEELKTWLKSHDIPLAYISNPDHIAYYSGYKSDPHERVLALFISATADPFLFTPALEVETAKNSSWQFDVLGYADNENPWQLIVAAIKARFDEPKKMAIEKNHLTVDRLEILRSLLLHTDFNFDLTSVIQQSQLRKTASEIKLLEEAGDWADEAFKIGFAAIKAGASEAEITAEIEYQLKRRGVSQMSFDTIVLAGDNAANPHGTPGARKIVPNELVLFDLGVIWKGYCSDATRTVAFQKPTALQEKIYQIVLEAQLAAQDFVRPGVTAAQIDQVARDVIEKAGYGKYFNHRLGHGIGTTVHEFPSLVEGNDLVIEEGMCFSIEPGIYLPGEVGVRIEDCIHVTQKGCAAFTKTPKELQIITK; encoded by the coding sequence ATGAATTTAGCAAAAATTGAAGAGTTAAAGACTTGGTTAAAATCTCACGATATTCCTTTGGCCTATATTTCCAATCCAGATCACATTGCCTATTATTCCGGTTATAAAAGTGATCCCCATGAACGTGTTTTGGCGCTGTTTATTTCGGCTACTGCCGATCCATTTTTATTTACCCCAGCTTTAGAGGTTGAAACAGCCAAAAACAGCAGCTGGCAATTTGATGTTTTAGGTTATGCGGATAATGAAAACCCTTGGCAATTAATTGTAGCCGCTATTAAAGCACGTTTTGATGAACCCAAAAAAATGGCTATTGAAAAGAATCATTTAACCGTTGATCGGCTTGAGATACTCCGATCTCTTTTACTCCACACTGATTTTAATTTTGATTTAACCTCTGTCATTCAACAAAGTCAATTACGTAAGACAGCTAGTGAAATTAAACTGTTAGAAGAAGCTGGTGACTGGGCAGATGAAGCATTTAAAATCGGTTTTGCCGCTATCAAAGCAGGTGCATCTGAAGCAGAAATCACCGCAGAAATTGAATATCAATTAAAACGACGTGGCGTTAGCCAAATGAGCTTTGACACCATCGTTTTGGCTGGTGATAACGCTGCAAATCCCCATGGTACCCCTGGAGCACGTAAAATTGTTCCAAATGAGTTAGTTCTTTTTGATTTAGGTGTTATCTGGAAAGGCTATTGCAGTGATGCAACACGCACTGTTGCATTTCAAAAACCCACAGCGTTACAAGAAAAAATTTACCAAATTGTCTTAGAAGCACAATTAGCCGCACAAGATTTTGTTCGCCCCGGTGTGACTGCGGCTCAAATTGATCAAGTTGCCCGCGATGTAATTGAAAAAGCCGGTTATGGGAAATATTTCAACCACCGTCTGGGACATGGCATCGGCACTACTGTCCATGAATTCCCATCCCTGGTTGAAGGTAACGATTTAGTGATTGAAGAAGGAATGTGCTTTTCAATTGAACCTGGTATTTATTTACCAGGTGAAGTTGGTGTACGTATTGAAGATTGCATCCACGTGACCCAAAAAGGATGTGCAGCCTTTACCAAAACACCAAAAGAATTGCAAATCATCACAAAATAA
- a CDS encoding YtxH domain-containing protein, whose product MGKTSGFLLGAVVGGAAAAAAVMLLAPESGQELRKKIAAHTDDLLDFASDYADMAKEKSQDLTDIAKDKAAKLSQQAEETADSLKNKTSDSLEDLQDSSADLIANLKKQTGDLSEKFKKSAVEVKEQGQDIAEEKKDDMQDIIIDATKSAKDMQETVEEGVSEAKPVAESLKENTKAAAKEASVAAKDAADKTKDATAEETNMAAQDFKAAEKELKEKVEENNPE is encoded by the coding sequence ATGGGAAAAACAAGTGGATTTTTATTAGGCGCAGTAGTAGGTGGTGCGGCAGCTGCAGCAGCGGTGATGCTGCTGGCACCAGAATCTGGTCAAGAATTACGTAAAAAAATAGCAGCACATACTGATGATTTATTGGACTTTGCTAGCGATTATGCAGATATGGCAAAAGAAAAAAGCCAAGATTTAACGGACATTGCCAAAGATAAGGCGGCCAAATTATCACAACAAGCAGAAGAAACAGCAGATAGCTTGAAAAATAAAACAAGTGATTCTTTGGAGGATTTACAAGACTCATCAGCAGACTTGATTGCCAATTTGAAAAAACAAACCGGAGATCTGTCTGAAAAATTTAAAAAATCAGCTGTAGAAGTAAAAGAACAAGGTCAAGACATCGCAGAAGAGAAAAAAGATGATATGCAAGACATTATCATTGATGCAACAAAGAGTGCCAAAGATATGCAAGAAACAGTTGAAGAAGGTGTATCAGAAGCCAAACCGGTGGCAGAATCCTTAAAAGAAAATACAAAAGCGGCTGCAAAAGAAGCAAGTGTAGCAGCCAAAGATGCTGCTGACAAAACAAAAGATGCGACAGCTGAAGAAACCAACATGGCAGCACAAGATTTTAAAGCGGCTGAAAAAGAATTAAAAGAAAAAGTGGAAGAAAATAATCCTGAATAA
- a CDS encoding DUF948 domain-containing protein, with protein MSGGEIAALIAAIAFAVLVVFVIRLLAQVQKTVASVSTTVEEANKTIRVVTKDVDVLTSEVEGLLVKTNTLLNDVNGKVATIDPLFTAVADLSESISDLNRSGKNAVAKLGAVGKTTAQATVAGKVGQTALKFFNKQRANSKSE; from the coding sequence ATGAGTGGAGGAGAAATTGCAGCATTAATTGCAGCGATTGCCTTTGCTGTTTTAGTGGTATTTGTTATTCGTTTACTAGCCCAAGTGCAAAAAACAGTAGCAAGCGTCAGTACAACTGTGGAGGAAGCAAACAAAACAATTCGTGTTGTTACCAAAGATGTGGATGTTTTAACTAGTGAGGTAGAAGGGTTATTGGTTAAAACCAATACTTTACTTAATGATGTCAATGGAAAAGTTGCTACCATTGACCCGTTATTTACAGCAGTTGCTGATTTAAGTGAAAGTATTTCAGATTTAAATCGCTCTGGTAAAAATGCCGTAGCCAAACTAGGTGCGGTGGGTAAAACGACTGCTCAAGCAACAGTAGCAGGAAAAGTTGGCCAAACAGCATTAAAATTTTTCAATAAACAACGCGCAAACTCAAAAAGCGAATAG
- the galU gene encoding UTP--glucose-1-phosphate uridylyltransferase GalU encodes MKVKKAVIPAAGLGTRFLPATKAMAKEMLPIVDKPTIQFIVEEALKSGIEDILIVTGKAKRPIEDHFDANIELETNLKEKGKTELLKLVEETTDVNLHFIRQSHPKGLGHAVLQAKAFVGNEPFVVMLGDDLMEDKVPLTKQLINDYEKTHASTIAVMKVPHEDTSKYGIINPGEQVQPGLYNVKNFVEKPVPEKAPSDLAIIGRYLLTPEIFNVLEVQKPGAGNEIQLTDAIDELNKTQRVFAREFKGQRYDVGDKLGFMKTSIDYGLKHPEVKDGLKDYILELADEFKKDTKTK; translated from the coding sequence ATGAAAGTTAAAAAAGCTGTTATTCCCGCTGCTGGACTTGGTACCCGTTTTTTACCGGCAACAAAAGCGATGGCAAAAGAAATGTTGCCGATTGTGGACAAGCCAACAATCCAATTTATCGTTGAAGAAGCGCTAAAATCAGGAATTGAAGATATCTTAATTGTGACCGGTAAAGCAAAACGTCCTATTGAAGATCATTTTGATGCGAATATTGAACTAGAAACCAATTTAAAAGAAAAAGGTAAGACAGAATTATTAAAATTGGTGGAAGAAACCACAGATGTTAATTTACATTTTATTCGGCAATCACATCCAAAAGGCTTGGGACACGCCGTTTTACAAGCTAAAGCCTTTGTTGGTAATGAACCATTTGTTGTTATGCTAGGCGATGACTTGATGGAAGACAAGGTGCCGCTAACAAAACAACTCATCAACGATTACGAAAAAACCCATGCTTCTACAATTGCAGTTATGAAAGTACCACATGAAGATACCTCTAAATATGGTATTATCAATCCGGGTGAACAAGTTCAGCCTGGTTTGTACAACGTTAAAAACTTTGTAGAAAAACCAGTGCCAGAAAAAGCGCCAAGTGATTTAGCGATTATTGGTCGTTATTTACTGACACCAGAGATTTTTAATGTTTTGGAAGTACAAAAACCCGGAGCAGGTAACGAAATCCAATTAACCGATGCCATTGATGAATTAAATAAAACACAACGGGTCTTTGCTCGGGAATTTAAGGGCCAACGTTATGATGTTGGCGATAAATTAGGTTTTATGAAAACAAGCATTGACTATGGCTTGAAACATCCTGAAGTTAAAGATGGCTTAAAAGATTATATTTTAGAGTTAGCTGATGAATTTAAAAAAGATACAAAAACAAAATAA
- a CDS encoding NAD(P)H-dependent glycerol-3-phosphate dehydrogenase, producing the protein MKQKIAVLGPGSWGTALAQVLSENGHEVRIWGNNPAQIDEINTYHTNRHYLPDVKLPENIVAVKDINEAIDNCDAALFVVPTKAMRIVAKEFAKNVKHQPVIIHASKGLEQESHKRISEILTEEIPAENRKAVVVLSGPSHAEEVVRHDITTITAASVDQAAAQYVQDLFMNDYFRIYTNDDVIGVETGAALKNIIAIGAGAIHGLGYGDDAKAAIMTRGLAEISRLGVAMGANPLTFIGLSGVGDLIVTCTSVHSRNWRAGNLLGKGHSLDEVLDNMGMIVEGVATTKAAMELAQTLKIEMPITETIYSVLYDNKPIKDAARDIMLRDGRKENEFTLK; encoded by the coding sequence TTGAAACAAAAAATTGCTGTCTTAGGACCGGGTTCATGGGGAACGGCGTTAGCGCAAGTTTTATCTGAAAATGGTCACGAAGTAAGAATTTGGGGGAACAATCCGGCACAAATTGATGAGATTAACACTTATCACACCAATCGTCATTATTTGCCTGATGTGAAGTTACCGGAAAATATTGTCGCAGTAAAAGATATTAATGAAGCAATAGACAACTGTGACGCAGCCCTTTTTGTCGTACCAACCAAAGCAATGCGAATTGTTGCAAAAGAGTTTGCTAAAAATGTAAAACATCAACCTGTCATTATTCACGCTTCTAAAGGTTTAGAACAAGAAAGTCACAAGCGCATTTCTGAAATTTTAACCGAAGAAATTCCTGCTGAAAATCGCAAAGCAGTTGTCGTTTTATCTGGCCCAAGTCACGCTGAAGAAGTGGTGCGTCACGATATTACAACAATTACGGCTGCTAGTGTGGATCAAGCAGCAGCACAATATGTTCAAGATTTATTTATGAATGATTATTTTAGAATTTATACCAATGATGATGTTATTGGGGTAGAAACTGGAGCTGCGTTGAAAAATATTATTGCCATTGGAGCTGGCGCAATTCATGGTCTAGGCTATGGTGATGATGCAAAAGCTGCAATTATGACCCGCGGTTTAGCTGAAATTAGTCGATTAGGAGTCGCAATGGGTGCTAATCCATTAACTTTCATCGGTTTAAGTGGTGTAGGTGATTTAATTGTAACCTGTACAAGTGTTCACTCCCGTAACTGGCGTGCGGGTAATTTATTAGGTAAGGGTCATTCACTAGATGAAGTTTTAGACAATATGGGCATGATTGTTGAAGGTGTTGCCACAACGAAGGCCGCAATGGAATTGGCTCAAACGTTAAAAATTGAAATGCCAATTACAGAAACTATCTATAGTGTTTTATATGATAATAAACCAATTAAAGATGCTGCTCGGGACATCATGTTGCGAGATGGTCGCAAAGAAAACGAGTTTACTTTAAAATAA